A single window of Nomascus leucogenys isolate Asia chromosome 18, Asia_NLE_v1, whole genome shotgun sequence DNA harbors:
- the PLAC9 gene encoding placenta-specific protein 9 isoform X2, whose product MRPLLCALTGLALLRAAGSLAAAEPFSPPRGDSAHSTVCDRHMAVQRRLDVMEEMASEPWSWSPAAGGSAPARQHPQNQPCPLAFLP is encoded by the exons ATGCGGCCCCTGCTCTGCGCGCTGACCGGACTGGCCCTGCTCCGCGCCGCGGGCTCTTTGGCCG CTGCAGAACCCTTCAGCCCTCCGAGAGGAGACTCAGCTCATAGCACAGTGTGTGACAGACACATGGCTGTGCAACGCCGTCTAGATGTCATGGAGGAG ATGGCTTCTGAGCCCTGGAGCTGGAGCCCAGCAGCTGGAGGTAGCGCACCTGCCAGGCAGCACCCACAGAACCAGCCCTGTCCTCTCGCCTTCCTTCCTTAG
- the PLAC9 gene encoding placenta-specific protein 9 isoform X1, protein MRPLLCALTGLALLRAAGSLAAAEPFSPPRGDSAHSTVCDRHMAVQRRLDVMEEMVEKTVDHLGTEVKGLLGLLEELAWNLPQGPFSPAPDLLGEDGF, encoded by the exons ATGCGGCCCCTGCTCTGCGCGCTGACCGGACTGGCCCTGCTCCGCGCCGCGGGCTCTTTGGCCG CTGCAGAACCCTTCAGCCCTCCGAGAGGAGACTCAGCTCATAGCACAGTGTGTGACAGACACATGGCTGTGCAACGCCGTCTAGATGTCATGGAGGAG ATGGTAGAGAAGACCGTGGATCACCTGGGGACAGAGGTGAAAGGCCTGCTGGGCCTGCTGGAGGAGCTGGCCTGGAACCTGCCCCAGGGACCCTTCAGCCCCGCTCCCGACCTTCTCGGAGAAG ATGGCTTCTGA